A window from Pokkaliibacter sp. MBI-7 encodes these proteins:
- a CDS encoding TonB-dependent receptor: protein MESSSTVKSAAGDDSQALTVNAVDQNKIEAVQPRSLSDAIDTLPGIQKAGTNNSDYVSRGFALTRDNMKMDGMNAWVLKDQQIPLILVDRVEVLKGVGSMYYGSQEPGGVVNIITKKPQAESYHEINVEGGGWASSSTGKGWGDKKVSFDSTGMISNHPSLLYRVVGEYVDSQGFRDDEKRSGYFFAPMLTWQIDDKQSLTAQVEVTRYHYNYQSGLVAPGADIHRVAAITTNYLGPQNYATDEGVAASLSYERELAAGWQSVTKWRSVWHKDERENFDISSVSDDASPTVARYYRHLYNQQENHSLDSYFTGEVTTGQLLHRLTLGGTYAYTQNDFNRLAWGSADSALSLDVYQPAKSYIDTSSLSSGAGSHRIYTYDTYSLYAQDVIGLTDRWDVQLGGRYDWQHREYESLAYTNAKGKYVAGSYTEADKDYFTPTLGTSYRLTDSIRLHTSYSESYETSAVDKTDVNGNNFEPETGKQYEVGLHVQPATNWNADLVLFNIEKRNVIVTDSDGDDAALGKVRSRGAELSLGWQPDQNWNLQASYTLLHTRVLEGDQDTSDSEEGNEFINSPHQQMVLQAQYRASSDLTLGALWLVQGRRYGSTDNQLVLPGYSRLDLTADYQIDKSTSVALSVKNVLDKQYYVSADSETAVYAGDPRYISARLKYVF from the coding sequence GTGGAATCCAGTTCCACAGTGAAAAGTGCTGCTGGTGACGACAGTCAGGCGCTGACAGTGAATGCCGTTGATCAGAACAAGATCGAAGCCGTACAGCCTCGTAGTTTGTCTGATGCCATTGATACCCTGCCGGGCATTCAAAAAGCGGGGACGAACAACTCTGATTACGTATCACGTGGTTTTGCCCTGACACGTGACAATATGAAGATGGACGGTATGAATGCCTGGGTGCTCAAGGATCAGCAGATACCGCTGATTCTTGTGGATCGTGTGGAGGTCCTCAAAGGCGTCGGCTCAATGTACTACGGCAGTCAGGAGCCAGGCGGCGTCGTCAACATTATTACTAAGAAGCCGCAGGCGGAAAGTTACCACGAAATCAATGTTGAAGGCGGTGGCTGGGCCTCCTCTTCGACAGGCAAGGGATGGGGAGACAAAAAAGTCTCGTTCGACTCGACCGGGATGATCAGTAACCACCCTTCATTGCTTTACCGGGTGGTGGGGGAGTATGTCGATAGTCAGGGTTTTCGTGACGACGAAAAACGTAGTGGCTATTTCTTCGCGCCAATGCTGACCTGGCAGATTGATGACAAGCAGTCGCTGACCGCGCAGGTGGAAGTCACCAGATATCACTACAACTATCAGTCAGGCCTGGTTGCACCGGGGGCTGATATTCATCGTGTTGCTGCCATCACAACTAACTATCTGGGGCCACAGAACTACGCTACTGACGAGGGCGTTGCCGCATCTCTGAGCTATGAGCGTGAGCTGGCAGCCGGGTGGCAGAGTGTCACCAAATGGCGCAGTGTCTGGCACAAGGACGAGCGCGAAAATTTTGACATCAGCAGTGTGAGCGATGATGCCAGCCCGACAGTCGCTCGTTATTACCGCCATCTTTATAACCAGCAGGAGAATCACTCGCTCGATTCTTACTTCACCGGAGAAGTAACAACGGGCCAGCTGTTGCATCGATTGACCTTGGGCGGCACATACGCCTATACGCAAAATGATTTCAATCGCCTGGCGTGGGGCAGTGCCGATAGCGCTTTGAGCCTGGATGTCTATCAACCGGCAAAGAGCTATATCGATACCAGCTCTCTCAGCAGTGGTGCTGGTTCACATCGGATTTACACCTACGACACTTACAGCCTGTATGCACAGGATGTGATTGGGCTGACAGATCGCTGGGATGTGCAGCTCGGTGGGCGTTATGACTGGCAGCACCGAGAGTATGAGAGCCTCGCCTACACCAATGCCAAGGGTAAATATGTAGCTGGTTCATACACTGAGGCTGACAAAGACTATTTCACACCGACGCTGGGTACCAGTTATCGGCTTACCGACAGTATCAGGTTGCATACCTCTTATTCTGAGTCATATGAAACAAGTGCAGTCGATAAGACGGATGTCAACGGCAATAACTTTGAACCGGAGACTGGTAAGCAGTATGAAGTGGGCTTGCATGTGCAGCCTGCTACCAATTGGAATGCGGATCTGGTGTTATTCAATATTGAAAAGCGCAATGTAATCGTGACCGACAGTGATGGTGATGATGCAGCTCTGGGTAAGGTTCGCAGCAGAGGTGCTGAACTGAGTCTGGGCTGGCAGCCTGACCAGAACTGGAATCTGCAGGCGAGTTATACCTTACTGCATACACGCGTGCTGGAAGGGGACCAGGACACCAGTGACTCGGAAGAGGGGAATGAGTTTATCAACTCACCTCACCAGCAAATGGTGTTGCAGGCACAGTACCGTGCGAGCAGTGATTTGACTCTTGGAGCTCTGTGGCTGGTACAGGGGCGCCGCTATGGTAGCACCGATAACCAGTTGGTGTTGCCGGGTTACAGTAGGCTTGATCTGACCGCTGACTACCAGATCGATAAGAGCACCAGCGTGGCTCTATCGGTCAAGAATGTGCTGGATAAGCAGTACTACGTCTCTGCTGACAGTGAAACAGCCGTGTATGCGGGCGATCCTCGCTATATTTCCGCAAGGTTGAAATACGTGTTCTGA
- a CDS encoding extracellular solute-binding protein, translating to MSISRRRFVQGALAAGAVASAPFYINKSYAAAKELRIYAWAGYITDEMLADFKAKTGINATFTPYGTNDELMNSLRATDGSGFDIIMPTVDRVPGYVDFGLVQPLDTKRIKWEGCLDSAISGSEVGGVVKGERYFAPSDWGTEAITYNTEKTKLDRNNISYGDLWNPEIGQGVTVRGHSALVGIGLWLEKAGKLPFPLLDSYKNEKAMRANFDVILKVATEHKGMIAQFWSTENEAQGAFRTNGAIIGQTWDSTAFKLQSEGEPIAYAAPKEGALAWMEGFVIPKNANNVDSVYEFINWYYTPDAGAMFVKSTGYNSTSKGAADLLPEATKKFFTDSYSDADLKNLWWWPIQDPWYVALRNEYQDRYLAA from the coding sequence ATGAGCATTTCCCGTCGTCGCTTCGTGCAGGGCGCCCTGGCAGCCGGTGCAGTCGCCTCTGCACCCTTCTATATCAACAAATCCTATGCCGCCGCCAAAGAGCTGCGCATCTATGCCTGGGCTGGCTATATCACTGATGAGATGCTGGCTGACTTCAAAGCCAAAACCGGCATCAACGCTACTTTCACTCCCTACGGTACCAACGATGAGCTGATGAACAGCCTGCGCGCTACCGATGGCAGTGGCTTTGACATCATCATGCCAACCGTTGACCGTGTTCCTGGCTATGTTGATTTTGGTCTGGTCCAGCCACTGGACACCAAACGCATCAAATGGGAAGGCTGCCTGGACAGCGCCATCAGCGGCTCTGAAGTGGGTGGCGTCGTCAAAGGCGAGCGTTACTTCGCTCCGTCTGACTGGGGTACCGAAGCCATCACCTACAACACCGAGAAAACCAAGCTGGATCGCAACAACATCAGCTACGGTGATCTGTGGAATCCCGAGATTGGCCAAGGCGTTACCGTCCGCGGTCACTCCGCGCTGGTAGGTATCGGCCTGTGGCTGGAAAAGGCTGGCAAACTGCCCTTCCCGCTGCTGGACTCCTACAAGAATGAAAAAGCCATGCGTGCCAACTTTGATGTGATCCTCAAAGTCGCCACCGAGCACAAAGGCATGATTGCGCAGTTCTGGTCCACCGAAAACGAAGCGCAAGGTGCCTTCCGCACCAACGGCGCCATTATCGGTCAGACGTGGGACAGCACGGCCTTCAAGCTGCAGTCTGAAGGTGAACCCATTGCCTATGCAGCTCCCAAAGAAGGTGCACTGGCGTGGATGGAAGGCTTCGTCATTCCTAAAAATGCCAACAACGTCGATAGCGTGTACGAGTTCATCAACTGGTATTACACCCCCGATGCTGGCGCCATGTTCGTCAAGTCCACTGGCTACAACTCCACCTCCAAAGGTGCCGCAGACCTGTTGCCAGAAGCCACCAAGAAATTCTTCACAGACTCCTACAGCGATGCAGATCTGAAGAACCTGTGGTGGTGGCCCATCCAGGATCCATGGTACGTCGCTCTGCGCAACGAGTATCAGGACCGTTACCTGGCAGCCTGA
- a CDS encoding ABC transporter ATP-binding protein, which translates to MDSSVHLDQIVMRFGDFTAVSRTDLKIESGEFFSFLGPSGCGKTTILNMVSGFLSPTEGAIRIGGEDMRNVPANKRPTSMIFQNLALFPLMTVAENIEFGLEVRGVARSERKKVSDRLLNLVALPDSGKKKVAELSGGQKQRIAIARALAVEPRVLLLDEPLSALDLKLRQHMRTELKEIQRKTGITFIYITHDQGEALTMSDRVAVMSAGKLQQVADPMTLYRYPQTVFAASFVGENNKLTGKVSSVEGDRVSLDCGPLGQLTGTTRQSLKVGEEACLFVRPEYLRRCEPDTPQSLRMTINELNFEGSFVMMDARLHANQQGVRVQLNTDAYMADLTPGAEVSFNYQPSEAIVVGGAHV; encoded by the coding sequence ATGGATAGTAGTGTTCATCTGGATCAGATAGTGATGCGTTTTGGCGACTTCACTGCTGTATCCCGCACTGATCTGAAAATTGAATCAGGTGAATTTTTTAGCTTTCTAGGCCCCTCAGGATGTGGCAAAACCACCATCCTCAATATGGTCAGCGGCTTCCTCTCTCCCACAGAAGGTGCCATTCGTATTGGTGGCGAGGATATGCGCAACGTACCCGCCAACAAGCGCCCTACCTCCATGATTTTCCAGAATCTGGCGCTGTTCCCGTTGATGACTGTTGCGGAAAACATCGAGTTTGGTCTTGAAGTTCGAGGCGTTGCCAGAAGTGAACGCAAAAAGGTATCAGACCGTCTGCTTAATCTGGTAGCCCTTCCCGACAGCGGTAAAAAGAAAGTTGCCGAACTGTCCGGTGGCCAGAAGCAGCGTATCGCCATTGCCCGCGCACTGGCAGTAGAACCGCGGGTACTGCTGCTGGATGAGCCCCTGTCAGCACTCGACCTCAAACTGCGCCAGCACATGCGCACCGAGCTGAAAGAGATCCAGCGCAAAACCGGCATCACCTTTATCTACATCACCCATGATCAGGGTGAAGCCCTGACCATGTCAGATCGTGTTGCCGTCATGTCGGCGGGCAAGCTGCAGCAGGTTGCCGATCCGATGACGCTGTATCGTTATCCGCAGACCGTGTTTGCCGCGTCGTTCGTAGGCGAAAACAACAAGCTGACCGGCAAGGTCAGCAGCGTCGAAGGTGATCGCGTATCACTGGATTGCGGCCCGCTTGGCCAGCTGACAGGCACCACTCGCCAGTCGCTGAAGGTCGGCGAAGAAGCCTGCCTGTTTGTGCGCCCGGAATATCTGCGCCGTTGCGAACCAGATACCCCGCAGAGCCTGCGGATGACTATCAATGAGCTGAACTTTGAAGGCTCGTTCGTGATGATGGATGCCAGACTGCACGCCAACCAGCAAGGCGTACGGGTGCAGCTGAACACCGATGCTTATATGGCCGACCTGACGCCGGGTGCCGAGGTCAGTTTTAACTATCAGCCCAGCGAGGCCATCGTTGTCGGAGGCGCTCATGTTTAA
- a CDS encoding ABC transporter permease: MFKQLCNRFGTPISVGIAALLLVWLIALVILPQLLMVDYSFRPNLLPSEIGGPKDGYSLVNYVTLFNNKIHLGIFFKTIWSSVMVTALTLVVSYPLAFYLAKVATPKQAALCLLLLIIPFWINEILRTFSWYIILAYNGPLNAILQALGLIDRPLRFLSGDGGVMVGMVYAYILFMIFPLYNALESLDANQIRAARNLGASWAKTHLRIIIPHAKPGIATGCIMTFMLAAGSYAVPALLGSPGSRWFTQIIYNWFFEGGNWNQGAAYAFLLLILCIGFIGLVMKVFKVGLGDIAK; encoded by the coding sequence ATGTTTAAGCAACTCTGCAATCGCTTCGGTACACCGATCAGCGTGGGCATTGCCGCCCTGCTGCTGGTGTGGCTGATAGCACTGGTGATCCTGCCGCAGCTGCTGATGGTGGACTACTCATTCCGCCCCAACCTGCTGCCCAGTGAAATCGGCGGTCCTAAAGACGGCTATTCGCTGGTCAACTACGTCACCCTGTTCAACAACAAGATCCATCTCGGCATCTTCTTCAAAACCATCTGGTCCAGTGTCATGGTCACCGCACTGACGCTGGTCGTCAGTTACCCACTGGCGTTCTATCTGGCCAAGGTGGCGACCCCCAAACAAGCGGCACTGTGTCTGTTGCTGCTGATCATTCCCTTCTGGATCAATGAAATCCTGCGTACCTTCTCCTGGTACATCATTCTTGCCTACAACGGACCGCTCAACGCCATATTGCAGGCACTGGGGCTGATCGACCGGCCATTGCGCTTTCTGTCCGGAGATGGCGGCGTCATGGTGGGGATGGTCTATGCCTATATTCTGTTCATGATCTTCCCGCTGTATAACGCGCTGGAAAGCCTTGATGCCAACCAGATTCGTGCTGCCCGCAATCTCGGCGCCAGCTGGGCCAAAACCCATCTGCGCATCATCATCCCGCATGCCAAACCCGGCATCGCCACGGGCTGCATCATGACCTTCATGCTGGCTGCAGGCAGCTACGCCGTCCCTGCACTGCTGGGCTCACCGGGCAGCCGCTGGTTCACCCAGATCATCTACAACTGGTTCTTTGAAGGGGGTAACTGGAACCAGGGTGCAGCCTACGCATTCCTGCTGCTGATTCTCTGCATCGGCTTTATCGGACTGGTGATGAAAGTGTTCAAGGTCGGTTTGGGGGACATCGCCAAATGA
- a CDS encoding ABC transporter permease: MSSQSLLKWGIRAYLTLFFIYLFIPLIIMSTATFNDSRFPTIMPWKGFTLKWFDALWQDEGMWQALGNSVWVAAGVMIVALPIGVACALFLSTVEGKGKTFVYSLMMSPLLTPGVIIGISTLIFWKGLDVTGGIFLTVIAQTTFIAAYIMLMVLARLQRFDRTLEQAALSLGASHWQIFRRIMLPYLKPAIISAAVIAFLQSFENYNTTLFVKGYDTTLTVYIASKVRTGLTPAVNALGLVMISITVLLAIAYEVKRRREEAANGVNHDA, translated from the coding sequence ATGAGTTCACAAAGCCTGCTCAAATGGGGTATCCGTGCCTATCTGACCCTGTTTTTCATCTATCTATTTATTCCGCTGATCATCATGTCAACGGCCACCTTCAACGACAGCCGCTTCCCCACCATCATGCCGTGGAAGGGTTTTACCCTTAAATGGTTCGATGCCCTGTGGCAGGACGAAGGTATGTGGCAGGCGCTAGGCAACAGCGTCTGGGTTGCCGCTGGCGTAATGATCGTGGCACTACCGATCGGCGTCGCCTGCGCCTTGTTTCTGTCAACGGTGGAAGGCAAAGGCAAAACCTTTGTGTACTCCCTGATGATGTCCCCTCTCCTGACACCTGGAGTCATCATCGGTATCTCAACGCTGATTTTCTGGAAAGGTCTGGATGTCACCGGCGGTATCTTTCTGACGGTCATCGCCCAGACGACCTTTATCGCCGCTTACATCATGCTGATGGTACTGGCCCGCCTGCAGCGTTTTGATCGTACGCTGGAACAGGCGGCCCTGAGTCTGGGAGCCAGTCACTGGCAGATTTTCCGCCGTATCATGCTGCCCTATCTCAAGCCCGCGATCATTTCGGCAGCGGTCATCGCCTTTCTGCAGTCCTTTGAGAACTACAACACCACCCTGTTCGTCAAAGGCTACGACACCACCCTGACCGTCTATATCGCGTCCAAGGTCAGAACAGGGCTCACTCCTGCGGTGAACGCACTGGGTCTGGTCATGATCAGTATTACCGTACTGCTGGCCATCGCCTATGAAGTCAAACGGCGACGTGAGGAGGCGGCTAACGGCGTCAACCACGACGCCTGA
- a CDS encoding AlkA N-terminal domain-containing protein, which translates to MAVISNKQGAAMQLSIALPENFRRQDFLAFHRRDADQLSEHVTEDSLLKGVVWQGQPACLSLFFTERNISVTLDSDTACSADGQRTLEAWVRHMLGLNQPVAHFEQHFAADPVVGPLLQRQAGLRVPQSASAFEAVAWAIIGQQISVSVAIAVRRKLIQHADLRHTSGLFCHPDALAVARMDEEQLRSLGFSRSKAIALLGVARDAELVALLAQPVVTAAQAEAVSCRLLAVKGIGPWTVSYALLRGFGWLDGSLHGDVAVRRNLQQLLQRPEKISDKETAEWLQAFSPWRALMAAHLWAQQSSAGY; encoded by the coding sequence ATGGCGGTAATATCGAACAAACAGGGTGCTGCGATGCAGCTAAGCATAGCGTTGCCGGAGAACTTTCGTCGGCAGGACTTTCTGGCCTTTCATCGTCGTGATGCTGATCAGTTGTCTGAGCATGTCACTGAAGACAGCTTGCTGAAAGGTGTGGTCTGGCAGGGGCAACCTGCCTGCCTGAGCCTGTTTTTCACTGAGCGGAATATCTCAGTCACACTGGATTCCGACACAGCATGCTCTGCCGATGGGCAGCGTACCCTTGAGGCCTGGGTCAGGCATATGCTGGGGCTCAATCAGCCGGTGGCGCATTTCGAGCAGCATTTTGCCGCTGATCCTGTCGTGGGGCCATTGCTGCAGCGTCAGGCTGGGCTGCGCGTACCGCAATCCGCCAGCGCATTTGAGGCGGTAGCCTGGGCCATTATTGGCCAGCAGATCAGTGTCAGTGTGGCGATTGCGGTGCGACGTAAACTGATCCAGCACGCTGATCTGCGGCATACCTCAGGACTGTTTTGCCATCCTGATGCACTGGCAGTAGCTCGTATGGATGAAGAACAGCTAAGGTCGTTGGGATTCTCCCGCAGCAAGGCAATCGCCTTACTGGGAGTGGCCAGAGATGCGGAGCTGGTAGCGCTGCTTGCGCAGCCTGTGGTGACGGCGGCGCAGGCTGAAGCGGTAAGCTGCCGACTGCTGGCCGTGAAAGGCATTGGCCCCTGGACTGTCAGCTATGCGCTGTTGCGCGGCTTTGGCTGGCTGGATGGTTCGCTGCACGGCGATGTGGCGGTACGGCGCAATCTGCAGCAGTTGCTGCAGCGTCCGGAAAAAATATCCGACAAGGAAACGGCAGAGTGGCTGCAGGCATTCTCACCGTGGCGCGCCCTGATGGCTGCCCATCTGTGGGCACAGCAGTCCAGTGCCGGATATTGA
- the ada gene encoding bifunctional DNA-binding transcriptional regulator/O6-methylguanine-DNA methyltransferase Ada, with protein sequence MSASTEKSHTSGTVHTAAERRLQKRLQTEADPRWQQVVSRDKSADGQFYYSVATTGVYCRPSCAARTALPENVDFFLTPVQAEQAGFRPCKRCKPDQPSLDMQQMEKVAQVCRLIKEAEQEPSLDTLAATVGLSVFYLHRLFKRLTGLTPREFAAGVRAERMRAALQDEARVTDAIYQAGYQSSSRFYEHADQLLGMTPSRYRAGGKDTLIRFALAQCSLGALLVAGSDKGLCAIWLGDDAERLLLQLQEAFPAAELIGADAEFEQWVAQVVGMVEQPAVGISLPLDIRGTAFQQRVWQALLQIPVGQTLSYSEVAQRIGSPKAVRAVASACAANMLAVAIPCHRVVRNDGSLSGYRWGLERKARLLQQEQQSRDVP encoded by the coding sequence ATGTCTGCGTCTACTGAAAAATCTCACACCAGTGGCACCGTCCATACTGCTGCCGAGCGTCGCTTGCAAAAGCGTCTGCAGACCGAGGCGGATCCGCGCTGGCAACAGGTCGTGAGCCGTGACAAGTCAGCAGATGGGCAGTTTTACTACAGCGTGGCAACGACCGGCGTCTATTGTCGCCCGAGCTGCGCAGCGCGAACTGCCCTGCCTGAGAACGTCGATTTTTTCCTGACGCCTGTGCAGGCTGAGCAGGCTGGATTTCGACCCTGCAAGCGCTGCAAACCTGATCAGCCTTCACTGGACATGCAGCAGATGGAAAAAGTGGCGCAGGTGTGCCGTCTGATCAAAGAAGCGGAGCAGGAGCCTTCGCTGGACACGCTGGCCGCTACCGTCGGGCTGAGCGTGTTTTATCTGCATCGTCTGTTCAAACGCCTGACGGGGCTGACTCCCAGAGAGTTTGCCGCCGGGGTACGGGCAGAACGTATGCGAGCTGCATTACAGGACGAAGCCAGGGTGACGGATGCCATTTATCAGGCGGGTTATCAGTCCAGCAGCCGATTTTATGAGCATGCTGATCAGCTGCTGGGTATGACGCCCAGTCGCTACCGTGCTGGCGGCAAGGACACTCTGATTCGCTTTGCTCTGGCTCAGTGTTCGCTGGGTGCCCTGTTGGTGGCGGGCAGTGACAAGGGCCTGTGTGCTATCTGGCTGGGGGATGATGCTGAGCGGCTGCTGTTGCAGCTGCAGGAAGCGTTTCCGGCTGCGGAGCTGATCGGTGCTGATGCCGAGTTCGAGCAGTGGGTGGCACAGGTTGTCGGCATGGTCGAGCAACCAGCGGTCGGCATCAGTTTGCCGCTGGATATTCGCGGCACGGCTTTTCAGCAGCGGGTGTGGCAGGCGTTGCTGCAGATTCCTGTCGGGCAAACTCTGAGTTACAGCGAAGTGGCGCAACGTATCGGTTCACCCAAAGCAGTGCGTGCGGTCGCCAGTGCCTGTGCGGCCAATATGCTGGCCGTGGCCATCCCTTGCCATCGGGTTGTACGTAATGATGGCAGTTTGTCCGGCTATCGCTGGGGGCTGGAGCGCAAAGCCCGGCTGCTGCAGCAAGAGCAACAGAGCCGTGATGTACCCTGA
- a CDS encoding MarR family transcriptional regulator produces MKTHAPVETLIELVSKSWPQALHAKAPGVWSVYRTYDSLIAAYANAIAPLGLQVADAEALAALRSQGEPYMLSPTQLCYFMLISSGGLTKVLKRLETQEWVERVPNPDDGRSQLVKLAPKGIAVLEEAVIAVAAVEKQSMAGITQEEHDQLQRLLAKMAANLNQDSSA; encoded by the coding sequence ATGAAGACACATGCACCGGTCGAAACGCTCATTGAGCTGGTGTCAAAATCCTGGCCCCAGGCCCTGCACGCCAAAGCCCCCGGCGTCTGGTCGGTCTATCGTACCTACGACTCACTGATTGCTGCCTATGCCAACGCCATTGCTCCACTGGGGCTGCAGGTTGCCGATGCCGAAGCGCTGGCTGCATTGCGTTCACAGGGTGAGCCTTACATGCTCAGCCCGACACAGTTGTGTTACTTCATGCTGATCAGTTCCGGTGGCTTAACCAAGGTGCTCAAACGCCTGGAAACGCAGGAGTGGGTAGAGCGTGTGCCTAATCCCGATGACGGGCGCAGCCAGCTGGTGAAGCTGGCGCCGAAGGGGATCGCTGTACTGGAGGAGGCCGTCATCGCTGTCGCAGCGGTTGAAAAGCAGAGCATGGCCGGTATAACCCAGGAAGAGCATGATCAGTTGCAGCGCCTGCTGGCCAAAATGGCAGCCAATCTCAATCAGGACTCGTCAGCGTGA
- a CDS encoding SMR family transporter, which yields MNPWFCLLLAGMAEVGFTYFLKMSEGLTRIWPTFGFILMAGLSFTLMTKAMAHLPLSTVYAVWCGVGIAGTALMSMLLLGETVTLLKAACLLLLVISVVGLKVLA from the coding sequence ATGAATCCCTGGTTCTGTTTGCTGCTGGCCGGTATGGCCGAGGTAGGCTTTACCTATTTCCTCAAAATGTCCGAAGGTCTGACCAGAATATGGCCGACCTTTGGCTTTATCCTGATGGCCGGTCTGAGCTTCACGCTGATGACCAAAGCCATGGCTCACTTACCCCTGAGCACCGTTTATGCCGTCTGGTGTGGCGTCGGCATTGCCGGAACGGCACTGATGAGCATGTTGCTGCTGGGCGAAACCGTTACCCTGCTGAAAGCAGCATGCCTGCTGCTACTGGTCATTTCCGTCGTCGGTTTGAAAGTGCTGGCTTAA
- a CDS encoding superoxide dismutase — translation MSHTLPSLPYAYDALEPHLDARTMEIHHSKHHQTYVNGLNTALSDYPDLQALPVEKLLEDMNAIPEAIRGAIRNHGGGHANHSLFWLVMSPEGGGEPTGALGDAITATFGSFAQLKEKFNAAATTRFGSGWAWLAVDKQGQLVVTSTANQDSVISDGLTPILGLDVWEHAYYLHYQNRRPDYIQAFWNVINWNEVSTRFAATR, via the coding sequence ATGTCTCATACTCTTCCTTCCTTGCCTTACGCCTACGACGCTCTGGAACCTCATCTTGATGCACGCACCATGGAGATCCACCACTCCAAGCATCATCAGACTTACGTCAATGGTCTGAACACGGCCCTGTCAGACTACCCTGACCTGCAAGCCCTGCCAGTAGAGAAACTGCTGGAAGATATGAATGCCATCCCTGAAGCCATTCGTGGTGCCATCCGTAACCACGGTGGCGGTCATGCCAACCACAGCCTGTTCTGGCTGGTCATGAGCCCTGAAGGGGGTGGTGAGCCCACCGGTGCACTGGGTGATGCCATCACCGCCACCTTTGGCTCTTTTGCCCAGCTGAAGGAAAAGTTCAACGCCGCAGCCACCACCCGTTTCGGTAGCGGCTGGGCATGGCTGGCTGTCGACAAACAGGGCCAGCTGGTCGTCACCAGCACCGCCAATCAGGACTCCGTCATTTCCGACGGTCTGACCCCCATTCTGGGCCTGGATGTCTGGGAACACGCTTACTACCTGCACTATCAGAACCGTCGCCCTGACTACATTCAGGCGTTCTGGAATGTCATTAACTGGAATGAAGTCAGCACGCGTTTTGCGGCAACCCGCTAA